The Nicotiana tabacum cultivar K326 chromosome 14, ASM71507v2, whole genome shotgun sequence genome contains a region encoding:
- the LOC107772257 gene encoding uncharacterized protein LOC107772257: protein MRGYEGDEYDEYLDEYEDEGEEEEAGEEEYEEEEPQQPSQELLEYLELRQRLKEDIRKQRKKELGGGSREIKKNASSRDNFGSFFGPSQPVISQRVIQESKSLLENPNLAAKVMKSSHPSNKSSASKPAVSKTSTSNHAPKVTNGLKRKIDMVKNTRDYSFLLSDDAELPGPSKGPLTQKVSAPNYDARLVQRPSGKQSSSYTGRKPLDDREVKRGSQMHPKAAIQKSVSINRPTQPSLDSRKQFSSSNGSGPGRPLGPKVVPTKVTGNPNDKKFLAPGAKSNVVALHRPTPSKMQPSVPRQSSVQNRVPLESGKSKVMPKQGVPVSRPQGVIQKQPVSSSRPQIKPPPPRNIARPLEDRRPALQQKEERRPALQQRDDRRPALQRQEQRRPALQQRDDRRPAPLRKDDRRPARKPMRHDEEDDGAEAISLIRKMFGYNPNRYRDEDDDSDMEANFDEILKEERRSAKIARKEDEEELRKIEEEERRERLRKQAKKRKLNHQ, encoded by the exons ATGCGGGGATATGAAGGAGAT GAATATGATGAGTATTTGGATGAATACGAGGATGAAGGTGAAGAGGAAGAGGCTGGTGAGGAGGAATATGAGGAGGAAGAGCCTCAACAGCCTTCACAGGAGTTGTTAGAATACCTTGAGCTGAGGCAACGGTTAAAAGAAGATATCAGGAAGCAGAGAAAGAAAGAACTAGGCGGTGGTTCTCGCGAAATTAAAAAGAATGCTTCATCCAGGGATAA TTTTGGTTCCTTCTTTGGACCTTCACAGCCTGTTATCTCCCAAAGAGTAATCCAAGAAAGCAAGTCGCTACTGGAGAATCCAAATCTGGCAGCGAAAGTCATGAAGTCTAGCCATCCT AGCAATAAGAGCTCTGCTTCAAAACCTGCAGTCTCAAAAACTTCCACCAGCAACCATGCACCAAAAGTCACAAATGGG TTAAAAAGAAAGATTGATATGGTAAAAAATACAAGGGACTATTCATTTCTATTATCTGATGATGCTGAACTTCCTGGTCCATCCAAAGGTCCTTTAACACAGAAAGTCTCTGCCCCTAATTATG ATGCACGGTTGGTTCAACGTCCAAGTGGCAAGCAGTCTTCAAGTTATACTGGGAGAAAGCCTCTAGATGATCGTGAAGTGAAAAGAGGCAGCCAAATGCATCCTAAAGCTGCGATTCAGAAATCGGTGTCTATTAATAGACCGACTCAACCATCATTAGACTCTAGGAAACAGTTCAGTAGCAGTAATGGAAGTGGGCCTGGACGGCCTTTGGGGCCCAAAGTTGTTCCCACCAAGGTTACAGGGAATCCAAATGATAAGAAATTTTTGGCACCAGGCGCCAAAAGTAATGTGGTTGCTTTACATAGGCCAACCCCTTCGAAGATGCAACCTTCTGTACCAAGGCAATCTTCGGTACAGAATAGGGTTCCTTTGGAATCTGGAAAGTCAAAAGTGATGCCTAAACAAGGTGTGCCCGTCTCCAGACCTCAGGGAGTGATTCAGAAACAACCAGTCTCCTCGTCTAGACCTCAG ATAAAGCCACCACCTCCTAGAAATATAGCTCGGCCCTTGGAAGATAGGCGCCCAGCGCTTCAGCAAAAAGAAGAGAGACGTCCAGCACTTCAGCAGAGAGATGACAGGCGACCAGCACTTCAGCGACAAGAACAGAGGCGCCCAGCTCTTCAGCAAAGAGATGACAGGCGTCCAGCACCTCTTCGAAAAGATGATAGGCGCCCAGCAAGAAAACCAATGAGacatgatgaagaagatgatggaGCCGAAGCCATTAGTTTGATTAGGAAGATGTTTgg GTATAATCCTAACAGGTATCGCGATGAAGATGATGATAGTGATATGGAGGCTAATTTTGATGAGATATTAAAGGAAGAAAGGCGGAG TGCGAAAatagcaaggaaagaagatgaagaagaacttcggaagatagaagaagaagaaaggagggAGAGATTGAGAAAACAGGCAAAGAAGCGCAAGTTGAACCATCAATGA